The Lucilia cuprina isolate Lc7/37 chromosome 5, ASM2204524v1, whole genome shotgun sequence genome includes a window with the following:
- the LOC111685729 gene encoding uncharacterized protein LOC111685729 isoform X2, producing the protein MLAARCLRTAATRYTHPALCVWSSNVRTIPILEATTTTWYTRPLAVAYSKDSKPGESSNTSTSPLTETDLKSINSPTSPSSNATASEKSPSKSSSYSPVTKSSCASSDTMSKADNKTEKSSTASLGDTGVKLPSKDQVESFFFKSLVYLWDFAYYVFCLSHKLVEKYVFNNSTVQHYWNLLLKRMDDARKEIKSK; encoded by the exons ATGTTGGCCGCCAGATGTTTGCGTACAGCTGCTACCAGGTATACACATCCAGCTCTTTGTGTTTGGTCTTCAAATGTTAGAACTATTCCAATATTAGAAGCAACTACCACTACTTGGTATACCAGACCGTTGGCTGTGGCCTACTCAAAAGACTCCAAACCCGGAG AATCATCGAATACCTCAACTTCCCCTCTAACCGAAACTGACCTTAAATCTATTAACTCGCCCACTTCACCATCATCTAATGCTACAGCTAGTGAAAAGTCACCATCAAAATCATCTTCCTACTCCCCTGTCACAAAATCATCTTGTGCCTCCTCCGACACTATGTCTAAAGCAgataataaaactgaaaaatctTCCACAGCTTCTTTAGGTGATACTGGTGTTAAACTTCCCAGCAAAGATCAAGTTGaaagttttttcttcaaatCGCTGGTGTATTTATGGGATTTTGCTTACTACGTTTTTTGTTTGTCTCACAAACTTgtggaaaaatatgttttcaataattctacAGTTCAACATTATTGGAATCTACTGCTCAAGCGTATGGATGATGCTCGTAAGGAGATTAAATcgaaataa
- the LOC111685729 gene encoding uncharacterized protein LOC111685729 isoform X1 — MLAARCLRTAATRYTHPALCVWSSNVRTIPILEATTTTWYTRPLAVAYSKDSKPGVIFSFSFLTYRHFNTSSAFHIKESSNTSTSPLTETDLKSINSPTSPSSNATASEKSPSKSSSYSPVTKSSCASSDTMSKADNKTEKSSTASLGDTGVKLPSKDQVESFFFKSLVYLWDFAYYVFCLSHKLVEKYVFNNSTVQHYWNLLLKRMDDARKEIKSK, encoded by the exons ATGTTGGCCGCCAGATGTTTGCGTACAGCTGCTACCAGGTATACACATCCAGCTCTTTGTGTTTGGTCTTCAAATGTTAGAACTATTCCAATATTAGAAGCAACTACCACTACTTGGTATACCAGACCGTTGGCTGTGGCCTACTCAAAAGACTCCAAACCCGGAG ttatattttcattttcattcctAACATATCGTCATTTCAACACATCTTCGGCATTTCATATTAAAGAATCATCGAATACCTCAACTTCCCCTCTAACCGAAACTGACCTTAAATCTATTAACTCGCCCACTTCACCATCATCTAATGCTACAGCTAGTGAAAAGTCACCATCAAAATCATCTTCCTACTCCCCTGTCACAAAATCATCTTGTGCCTCCTCCGACACTATGTCTAAAGCAgataataaaactgaaaaatctTCCACAGCTTCTTTAGGTGATACTGGTGTTAAACTTCCCAGCAAAGATCAAGTTGaaagttttttcttcaaatCGCTGGTGTATTTATGGGATTTTGCTTACTACGTTTTTTGTTTGTCTCACAAACTTgtggaaaaatatgttttcaataattctacAGTTCAACATTATTGGAATCTACTGCTCAAGCGTATGGATGATGCTCGTAAGGAGATTAAATcgaaataa
- the LOC111685725 gene encoding putative serine protease F56F10.1: MSVSAAHHQHYLMNWLHKLCLVVLFLFVFMQTDKNGVAALNKNYHLGRSWHGFLGEPSKIPTLQSTNEVVDLWFEQRLDHFSDKNAATWKQRYFVNEQYYRNDTTAPIFIMIGGEAEAAKKWMHEGAWIHYAEHFGALCFQLEHRFYGKSKPTSDLSTSNLQYLTSKQALADLASFILAMKQQYNLAPTQKWIAFGGSYPGSLAAWAREKYPDLIYGSISSSGPLLAKVDFTEYFDVVRDSLKSYKPECVDVVSKAFAQVEILMRHMIGQRNLDEKFKTCTPIKDSIENSLDISNFFENVAGNFAGVVQYNKDNSPHATITIDQICDVMLNTTMGPPVTRLAAVNDMLLKQSKEKCLDYKYDKMIKDMQNIAWESEVAKGMRQWTWQTCNEFGFYQTSENSSSTFGNRFNVDFFIKQCMDIYADSMDAKYLNSVVEETNKYYGGLKPSTTNVLYVHGSIDPWHALGLVNAKNPKTPTIFIEGTAHCANMYEPIKSDPPQLVEARHRIIKFLAKLLENYAFA, from the exons atgagTGTCTCAGCCGCTCATCATCAGCATTATCTTATGAACTGGCTTCATAAGCTTTgtcttgttgttttgtttttgtttgtttttatgcaaACTGATAAGAATGGCGTAGCTGCTCTAAACAAAAACTATCACTTGGGACGTTCTTGGCATGGTTTCCTTGGTGAACCCAGTAAAATTCCTACTTTACAAAGTACCAATGAAGTTGTTGATTTATGGTTCGAACAACGTTTGGATCATTTTTCCGATAAGAATGCGGCCACCTGGAAGCAGCGTTATTTCGTGAATGAACAATACTATCGTAATGATACGACTGCACCTATTTTCATAATGATTGGTGGAGAAGCAGAAGCTGCCAAAAAGTGGATGCATGAAGGTGCCTGGATACATTATGCTGAACATTTTGGTGCTTTATGCTTTCAACTGGAGCATCGTTTCTATGGCAAATCGAAACCAACAAG tgATTTATCTACCTCCAACTTGCAATATTTAACCTCGAAACAAGCTTTAGCTGATTTGGCATCATTCATTTTGGCCATGAAACAACAATACAATTTGGCACCCACCCAAAAATGGATTGCATTTGGAGGTTCTTATCCCGGTTCCTTAGCTGCATGGGCTAGAGAAAAATACCCCGATTTAATTTACGGATCTATCAGTTCAAGTGGACCACTATTGGCTAAAGTTGATTTTAccg aatATTTTGATGTGGTTAGAGATTCCTTGAAAAGCTATAAGCCAGAATGTGTGGATGTTGTAAGTAAAGCTTTTGCTCAAGTGGAAATTCTTATGCGACACATGATTGGTCAACGTAATTTAGATGAAAAATTCAA AACTTGTACCCCCATTAAggattctattgaaaatagtttagatatttccaatttctttgaaaatgtGGCTGGCAATTTTGCTGGTGTTGTGCAATACAATAAAGATAATAGTCCTCATGCCACTATAACAATAGATCAGATATGTGATGTCATGCTTAATACTACCATGGGTCCACCCGTTACACGTTTGGCCGCTGTTAATGATATGCTTTTAAAACAATCCAAAGAAAAGTGTTTGGATTATAAATACGATAAAATGATTAAGGATATGCAAAATATAGCCTGGGAGTCGGAGGTGGCTAAGGGCATGCGCCAATGGACTTGGCAGACCTGCAACGAATTTGGTTTTTATCAAACTTCAGAAAATAGCTCATCCACATTTGGTAATCGTTTCAATGTAgactttttcattaaacagtGTATGGATATTTATGCCGATAG catgGATGCCAAGTATTTGAATTCCGTGGTGGAAGAAACCAACAAGTACTATGGTGGCTTAAAGCCTTCGACCACAAATGTTTTGTATGTTCATGGTTCTATTGATCCTTGGCATGCTTTGGGTTTGGTAAATGCTAAAAATCCTAAAACACCAACAATATTTATAGAGG GTACCGCCCACTGTGCCAACATGTACGAACCGATTAAATCCGATCCACCACAATTAGTGGAAGCCCGCCATagaattataaagtttttggcTAAACTTTTGGAAAACTATGCTTTTGCTTAA
- the LOC111685721 gene encoding uncharacterized protein LOC111685721 isoform X3, which produces MFSKFSVLSKFFKYSHFKHNGLRRILKCECGSIITRQRCFSKNPQNKLLDLKDSRNVKSLHFNKELQFNISRNMSSNNNDGEGKQIKNAAKIKKLIEKRKKKIMRRRSKVKILKASQMKCKRCKSNKVPDDPKTVNFIKETFQKVTDLSIKKELNNSPGISQSHMPPKKVHVEFMESQNLKDFNLNKTPTLELNRNNSKQNVIEIKIKPINLNDRKPSNVKSIELNVKNSIHNLETQHLTKSNFDNQNKKMLNSGENNAVKTEGLVISNENSHKHKRNSLRETVSNDKIPKQNNNTITKKSENIRILYQAHPKRKTKVKIPKFMKSQKTTKTKPYEKDKTKKVSLTNQPSNVPSQRKGILFPTEPGEFLNFKIQSKNLTTDIKPYVTFEKGILYPTEKCELKKVSMSSNKPLPKIDAN; this is translated from the exons atgttttccaaattttcagttctttcaaaatttttcaaatattctcaTTTCAAACATAATGGCTTGAGGCGAATTTTAAAATGCGAATGTGGAAGTATTATTACCAGACAAAGATGTTTTTCCAAAAATCCTCAAAATAAGTTGTTAGATCTTAAAGATAGTAGAAATGTTAAATCGTTGCATTTCAATAAAGAACTCCAATTTAACATTTCCCGAAATATGAGCTCAAACAACAATGATGGCGaaggaaaacaaataaaaaatgcagctaaaataaaaaagttaatagaaaaacgtaagaaaaaaattatgcgAAGAAGATCTAAAGTGAAAATTCTAAAAGCTTCCCAAATGAAATGTAAACGTTGTAAGTCCAATAAAGTACCCGATGATccaaaaactgtaaattttataaaagaaacctTTCAAAAAGTAACGGATTTGTCGATTAAGAAAG AATTGAACAATAGCCCAGGTATTTCGCAATCGCACATGCCGCCCAAAAAAG ttCATGTCGAATTTATGGAATCCCAAAACTTAAAAGATTTTAATCTTAATAAGACTCCAACTTTAGAACTCAATAGAAATAATTCTAAACAGAATGTaatcgaaattaaaattaaaccaattaatttaaatg ATCGAAAGCCTTCAAATGTAAAGTCGATAGAATTGAATGTTAAAAATAGTATACACAATTTGGAAACTCAACATTTAACGAAATCAAATTTcgataatcaaaataaaaagatGTTAAATAGTGGTGAAAATAATGCAGTAAAAA CAGAGGGCTTAGTCATATCAAATGAAAATTCTCATAAGCATAAAAGGAACTCCTTACGTGAAACCGTTTCCAACGACAAAATTccgaaacaaaataataatacaattacCAAGAAAAGTGAAAACATAAGAATATTATACCAGGCCCATCcgaaaagaaaaaccaaagtAAAGATTCCAAAATTCATGAAATCACAAAAAACTACAAAGACAAAACCTTACGAAAAAG ataaaactaaaaaagtttcaTTAACAAATCAACCATCTAATGTTCCTTCACAACGTAAGGGAATTTTATTTCCTACCGAACCTGGTG aatttctaaactttaaaatacaatCGAAGAATTTAACTACCGATATTAAACCCTACGTAACATTCGAAAAGGGTATTCTATATCCAACAGAGAAGTGTG AACTAAAGAAAGTTTCCATGTCGAGTAATAAGCCACTGCCAAAAATTG atgcaaattaa
- the LOC111685721 gene encoding uncharacterized protein LOC111685721 isoform X1 codes for MFSKFSVLSKFFKYSHFKHNGLRRILKCECGSIITRQRCFSKNPQNKLLDLKDSRNVKSLHFNKELQFNISRNMSSNNNDGEGKQIKNAAKIKKLIEKRKKKIMRRRSKVKILKASQMKCKRCKSNKVPDDPKTVNFIKETFQKVTDLSIKKGSSKLQIPELNNSPGISQSHMPPKKVHVEFMESQNLKDFNLNKTPTLELNRNNSKQNVIEIKIKPINLNDRKPSNVKSIELNVKNSIHNLETQHLTKSNFDNQNKKMLNSGENNAVKTEGLVISNENSHKHKRNSLRETVSNDKIPKQNNNTITKKSENIRILYQAHPKRKTKVKIPKFMKSQKTTKTKPYEKDKTKKVSLTNQPSNVPSQRKGILFPTEPGEFLNFKIQSKNLTTDIKPYVTFEKGILYPTEKCELKKVSMSSNKPLPKIDAN; via the exons atgttttccaaattttcagttctttcaaaatttttcaaatattctcaTTTCAAACATAATGGCTTGAGGCGAATTTTAAAATGCGAATGTGGAAGTATTATTACCAGACAAAGATGTTTTTCCAAAAATCCTCAAAATAAGTTGTTAGATCTTAAAGATAGTAGAAATGTTAAATCGTTGCATTTCAATAAAGAACTCCAATTTAACATTTCCCGAAATATGAGCTCAAACAACAATGATGGCGaaggaaaacaaataaaaaatgcagctaaaataaaaaagttaatagaaaaacgtaagaaaaaaattatgcgAAGAAGATCTAAAGTGAAAATTCTAAAAGCTTCCCAAATGAAATGTAAACGTTGTAAGTCCAATAAAGTACCCGATGATccaaaaactgtaaattttataaaagaaacctTTCAAAAAGTAACGGATTTGTCGATTAAGAAAG GTTCTTCAAAATTGCAAATTCCAGAATTGAACAATAGCCCAGGTATTTCGCAATCGCACATGCCGCCCAAAAAAG ttCATGTCGAATTTATGGAATCCCAAAACTTAAAAGATTTTAATCTTAATAAGACTCCAACTTTAGAACTCAATAGAAATAATTCTAAACAGAATGTaatcgaaattaaaattaaaccaattaatttaaatg ATCGAAAGCCTTCAAATGTAAAGTCGATAGAATTGAATGTTAAAAATAGTATACACAATTTGGAAACTCAACATTTAACGAAATCAAATTTcgataatcaaaataaaaagatGTTAAATAGTGGTGAAAATAATGCAGTAAAAA CAGAGGGCTTAGTCATATCAAATGAAAATTCTCATAAGCATAAAAGGAACTCCTTACGTGAAACCGTTTCCAACGACAAAATTccgaaacaaaataataatacaattacCAAGAAAAGTGAAAACATAAGAATATTATACCAGGCCCATCcgaaaagaaaaaccaaagtAAAGATTCCAAAATTCATGAAATCACAAAAAACTACAAAGACAAAACCTTACGAAAAAG ataaaactaaaaaagtttcaTTAACAAATCAACCATCTAATGTTCCTTCACAACGTAAGGGAATTTTATTTCCTACCGAACCTGGTG aatttctaaactttaaaatacaatCGAAGAATTTAACTACCGATATTAAACCCTACGTAACATTCGAAAAGGGTATTCTATATCCAACAGAGAAGTGTG AACTAAAGAAAGTTTCCATGTCGAGTAATAAGCCACTGCCAAAAATTG atgcaaattaa
- the LOC111685721 gene encoding uncharacterized protein LOC111685721 isoform X2 — protein MFSKFSVLSKFFKYSHFKHNGLRRILKCECGSIITRQRCFSKNPQNKLLDLKDSRNVKSLHFNKELQFNISRNMSSNNNDGEGKQIKNAAKIKKLIEKRKKKIMRRRSKVKILKASQMKCKRCKSNKVPDDPKTVNFIKETFQKVTDLSIKKGSSKLQIPELNNSPGISQSHMPPKKVHVEFMESQNLKDFNLNKTPTLELNRNNSKQNVIEIKIKPINLNDRKPSNVKSIELNVKNSIHNLETQHLTKSNFDNQNKKMLNSGENNAVKKGLVISNENSHKHKRNSLRETVSNDKIPKQNNNTITKKSENIRILYQAHPKRKTKVKIPKFMKSQKTTKTKPYEKDKTKKVSLTNQPSNVPSQRKGILFPTEPGEFLNFKIQSKNLTTDIKPYVTFEKGILYPTEKCELKKVSMSSNKPLPKIDAN, from the exons atgttttccaaattttcagttctttcaaaatttttcaaatattctcaTTTCAAACATAATGGCTTGAGGCGAATTTTAAAATGCGAATGTGGAAGTATTATTACCAGACAAAGATGTTTTTCCAAAAATCCTCAAAATAAGTTGTTAGATCTTAAAGATAGTAGAAATGTTAAATCGTTGCATTTCAATAAAGAACTCCAATTTAACATTTCCCGAAATATGAGCTCAAACAACAATGATGGCGaaggaaaacaaataaaaaatgcagctaaaataaaaaagttaatagaaaaacgtaagaaaaaaattatgcgAAGAAGATCTAAAGTGAAAATTCTAAAAGCTTCCCAAATGAAATGTAAACGTTGTAAGTCCAATAAAGTACCCGATGATccaaaaactgtaaattttataaaagaaacctTTCAAAAAGTAACGGATTTGTCGATTAAGAAAG GTTCTTCAAAATTGCAAATTCCAGAATTGAACAATAGCCCAGGTATTTCGCAATCGCACATGCCGCCCAAAAAAG ttCATGTCGAATTTATGGAATCCCAAAACTTAAAAGATTTTAATCTTAATAAGACTCCAACTTTAGAACTCAATAGAAATAATTCTAAACAGAATGTaatcgaaattaaaattaaaccaattaatttaaatg ATCGAAAGCCTTCAAATGTAAAGTCGATAGAATTGAATGTTAAAAATAGTATACACAATTTGGAAACTCAACATTTAACGAAATCAAATTTcgataatcaaaataaaaagatGTTAAATAGTGGTGAAAATAATGCAGTAAAAA AGGGCTTAGTCATATCAAATGAAAATTCTCATAAGCATAAAAGGAACTCCTTACGTGAAACCGTTTCCAACGACAAAATTccgaaacaaaataataatacaattacCAAGAAAAGTGAAAACATAAGAATATTATACCAGGCCCATCcgaaaagaaaaaccaaagtAAAGATTCCAAAATTCATGAAATCACAAAAAACTACAAAGACAAAACCTTACGAAAAAG ataaaactaaaaaagtttcaTTAACAAATCAACCATCTAATGTTCCTTCACAACGTAAGGGAATTTTATTTCCTACCGAACCTGGTG aatttctaaactttaaaatacaatCGAAGAATTTAACTACCGATATTAAACCCTACGTAACATTCGAAAAGGGTATTCTATATCCAACAGAGAAGTGTG AACTAAAGAAAGTTTCCATGTCGAGTAATAAGCCACTGCCAAAAATTG atgcaaattaa
- the LOC111685730 gene encoding uncharacterized protein LOC111685730 produces the protein MLRIKTFLMPVFPRIRYNVYKLYSKAAEQPEAALSLTDALGAQTAQTSKSRSNTHSPNESKKSVELEAISSPTVTSNPSTSTQNIQPPMESQNSAEIASAVVKKPGGCNKKAAPKGKKGKKCGQPKPVQPQDPGPPGGYYIHDKCDIYDIPKTNAKKWRTISYALVPLALGLSAFILATKEEAPEPEYIPYEYMYRRTKRFAWRDGKTSLFHGPNNLIPEEEEERLDREAEEKQAQAQTPPKKGEKAPPPAEKEARYKKHINEQEDKIKKREQHAHEELERRKKRHEEERANQPIVENPKET, from the coding sequence aTGCTTAGAATAAAGACTTTTTTAATGCCAGTATTCCCCAGAATACGTTATAatgtttacaaattatattccAAAGCCGCTGAACAACCGGAAGCAGCGCTAAGTTTAACGGATGCATTAGGAGCTCAAACAGCACAAACATCTAAATCAAGGTCAAACACTCATTCACCAAATGAGAGTAAAAAATCTGTCGAGTTAGAAGCAATTTCTAGCCCAACCGTTACATCGAATCCATCTACATCAACGCAAAATATTCAACCACCTATGGAGAGTCAAAACTCTGCGGAAATAGCAAGTGCTGTGGTTAAAAAGCCGGGTGGTTGCAATAAAAAAGCTGCACCTAAGGGCAAAAAGGGTAAGAAATGCGGTCAACCTAAGCCTGTTCAACCCCAAGATCCTGGACCTCCTGGTGGATATTACATCCATGATAAATGTGACATATACGATATACCCAAAACTAATGCCAAGAAATGGAGAACTATTTCATATGCCTTAGTTCCATTAGCCCTCGGATTATCCGCTTTTATTTTAGCTACCAAAGAGGAAGCTCCCGAACCTGAATATATTCCTTATGAATACATGTACAGACGAACTAAACGCTTTGCTTGGCGAGATGGTAAAACGTCACTTTTTCATGGACCCAATAATTTAATACCTGAAGAGGAAGAAGAACGTTTAGATCGAGAAGCAGAAGAAAAACAAGCGCAAGCGCAAACTCCCCCAAAAAAAGGAGAAAAGGCTCCACCGCCAGCCGAAAAAGAGGCAcgatataaaaaacatattaatgaaCAGGaagacaaaattaaaaagcGTGAACAACATGCTCACGAAGAATTGGAACGACGTAAAAAACGTCATGAGGAAGAACGCGCCAATCAGCCTATAGTTGAAAACccaaaagaaacataa
- the LOC111685728 gene encoding cilia- and flagella-associated protein 52 — protein MTEILEPKESVKRLEPRAIFGINGKVAFGLHLHPDGQHIIFPLGTKIGICNTKTNKQEFVGGHTNNVSCLDLSRSGRYMASGQINHMGFPGYVILYDFAERREIVRHDLHKVRVQSICFTAQDKYMISAGGRDDGTIIVFDIETLSPICRSVGARSINGNALVVRALFKNPLYFLSVGDRHLRVWSIHREMKKLNVHDVYVGKQQRLYISVCVDRNDDFAYIGTQTGDVVKISLNCYDTINVVKPGHFASMMGAYGTHNIRKPYGKDCDRYINGLRVVHIVGDGLLLMGAGDGVVELVEERRDIKDNVFKNYPNPTWPMLKTLKKTKVNGSITSLVEINPIEYYIATESNEIYLLNIKLFTLKLLKTSHKKAVHNIAFPKNLSSVFATAGYETIRIWSTKRYQELLRIMVYNFQCAAIEFSYDGSSIISAWNDGVIRSFTPIRGRLIYAIPNAHNKGCSALAISSNGRVLVTGGIEGQVRVWKIEPFRQSLLGVLKDHSGPITSLDFNKSDTEVISASSDGSCVIWDVNRLTRKTVITANTQFMTAKYFPTGVQVLTCGTDGRISYWSVYNGGLIRELQGSSKSSVNFVAINATGDYFVSVGSDQKVKLWDYNKGIVVAQGSEHASAVKSAAFSPCRKFFVTGCTDGAIIIWNVPQEYWGNNNPPQPHLCNSAEELSVKSEPRIPSSARSHQSQQKENIDGLVAKTPKNDVYCIECPPVNMNKKPEEICNVVTDVRKC, from the exons ATGACTGAAATATTAGAACCTAAAGAGTCTGTTAAACGTTTAGAACCTCGCGCCATTTTTGGTATAAATGGTAAAGTTGCTTTTGGTTTACATTTACATCCCGATGGTCAACATATTATATTTCCATTGGGTACAAAAATCGGTATCTGCAATACGAAAACGAATAAACAAGAATTTGTTGGAGGTCATACGAATAATGTATCCTGTTTGGATTTGAGTAGAAG CGGTCGTTATATGGCTTCTGGTCAAATAAATCATATGGGGTTTCCGGGTTATgtaattttatatgattttgccGAAAGACGTGAAATAGTCAGACATGATTTACACAAG GTTCGTGTTCAATCTATTTGCTTTACTGCTCAAGATAAATACATGATTTCTGCTGGTGGACGCGATGACGGCACTATAATTGTATTCGATATTGAAACTCT cTCTCCAATATGTAGGTCGGTTGGTGCTCGTTCCATAAATGGCAATGCTTTAGTTGTAcgagctttatttaaaaatccctTGTATTTTTTGTCAGTTGGCGATC gtCACTTACGAGTTTGGAGCATCCATAGGGAGATGAAAAAGTTAAATGTTCATGATGTCTATGTGGGAAAACAACAGAGACTTTATATTTCGGTATGTGTGGATCGTAACGACGATTTCGCATATATTGGTACACAAACTGGTGATGTagtaaaaatttcccttaattGCTATGATACAATAAATGTAGTGAAACCGGGACATTTCGCCTCAATGATGGGTGCCTATGGAACACATAATATTCGTAAACCTTATGGAAAAGATTGTGATCGCTATATTAATGGTCTGAGAGTGGTGCATATTGTAGGTGATGGTCTTTTATTAATGGGAGCCGGTGATGGTGTTGTCGAACTAGTTGAGGAAAGGCGTGATATAAaagataatgtttttaaaaattatcctaATCCAACTTGGCCCATGTTGAAGACc ttaaagaaaactaaagttAATGGTTCCATTACCTCATTGGTAGAAATAAATCCAATAGAGTATTATATAGCCACGGAATCAAATGAgatatatttacttaatattaaattatttactttaaaacttttaaagacaTCTCACAAAAAGGCGGTACATAATATAGCATTTCCCAA aaatttatcttCAGTTTTTGCTACTGCCGGTTATGAGACCATACGCATTTGGTCCACTAAACGTTATCAGGAATTATTGCGCATAATGGTGTATAATTTTCAATGTGCTGCCATTGAATTTAGCTATGATGGCAGTAGTATTATATCAGCCTGGAATGATGGTGTTATTAGGTCTTTTACGCCCATACGTGGAAGACTTATATATGCCATACCCAATGCTCATAATAAGG GTTGCAGTGCCTTGGCCATTTCTTCAAATGGACGTGTCTTAGTTACCGGTGGCATCGAGGGCCAGGTACGAGTTTGGAAAATTGAACCATTTCGTCAAAGTTTATTGGGTGTTTTGAAAGATCATTCTGGTCCGATAACTTCGTTGGACTTTAATAAATCAGATACCGAAGTTATATCGGCTAGTAGCGATGGCTCTTGTGTTATTTGGGATgttaa TCGCTTGACCCGCAAAACTGTTATAACAGCTAATACACAATTTATGACTGCTAAATATTTTCCCACTGGAGTTCAGGTTCTAACTTGTGGCACTGACGGACGCATTAGTTATTGGAGTGTTTATAATGGCGGTTTAATTAGGGAATTACAAGGTTCCTCGAAATCTTCAGTAAATTTTGTTGCAATCAATGCAACTGGAGATTATTTCGTTTCCGTGGGTAGTGATCAAAAGGTTAAG CTTTGGGATTATAATAAAGGTATAGTTGTGGCACAGGGATCTGAACATGCATCGGCAGTTAAAAGTGCAGCCTTCAGCCCATGTCGGAAATTCTTTGTAACTGGCTGCACTGATGGTGCTATAATTATATGGAATGTACCAcag gAATATTGGGGTAATAATAATCCGCCACAACCACATCTTTGCAACTCTGCTGAAGAGTTATCAGTTAAGTCAGAACCGCGTATACCAAGCAGTGCCCGTAGTCATCAAagtcaacaaaaagaaaatatagatGGTCTAGTGGCTAAGACACCCAAAAATGATGTCTATTGTATTGAGTGTCCACCcgtaaatatgaataaaaaaccgGAAGAAATTTGTAATGTTGTAACAGATGTGAGAAAATGTTGA